CTTCCGCGCACTCTCGACAACCGCGTCGCTCAGCAGCTGGGCGAGACGATGCGTCGACGATTCCTCACTCAGCCCGCCGCTGATCACGGCGAGGCGTGCCGTCCAGTTCGTCATCGTGTTCTCCTTCGTCTCGTTGCTCTGAGTTTGGGCCGAACGTGGCCGCCGGCGTCGCCCGCCGGGCCCGGTCAGCCGAGTTGTCGGCGAACCGGGCTGATGCTCAACGGTCTTCGGCGCGCGTTCCCGTCACGTTGTCGGTCTTCGGAACGCGCGGCACACCTGTCTCGACACTGCCCATCTGACCGGCGTCAGCCGAGGGCGTGTCGGTCGCCTGGGCAGCGCGCGCAGCGAGCAGGCTGGCATGCGTCGGGGCGTCAGGTACGCCGGCGGCGCGTCGGACGTCCATCTCGGCGCGCAGCTGCGGCACGACCTTCGTGCCGAGCAGCTCGATCTGGTGCATGACCTCGGCGTGCGGCAACCCGGCGTGGTCGATGAGGAACAGCTGACGCTGGTAGTCACCGACGTAGTCGCGGAAGCCGAGCGTGGCCTCGACGACCTCGTCCGGCGTGCCGACCGTCAGCGGCGTCTGACGCGTGTAGTCCTCCAACGAACCTGCCCCGCCGTAGACCGGCGCGTGATCGAAGTAGGGGCGGAACGTCTCCATCGCCTTCGCCTTCGACTCGGCCATGAACACCTGCCCACCGAGGCCGACGATCGCGTCCTGCGCCCGGCCGTGACCGTAGTGCTCGAAGCGCTCCCGGTAGAACTGCACCATCTGCGCAGCGTGCTGCGGCGGCCAGAAGATGTGGTTGTGGAAGAAACCGTCACCGTAGTAGGCGGCCTGCTCCGCGATCTCGGGGCTGCGGATCGAGCCGTGCCAGACGAACGGCGCGATGTCGTCGAGCGGGCGCGGGGTCGAGGTGAAACCCTGCAGCGGTGTGCGGAACTTGCCCTCCCACGTCACGTTCTCTTCGTTCCACAGGCGGCGCAGCAGCGCGTAGTTCTCGATGGCGAGCGGGATGCCGTCGCGGATGTCCTTGCCGAACCACGGGTAGACGGGGCCCGTGTTGCCGCGCCCCAGCATGAGGTCGACGCGGCCGCCGGCGAGGTGCTGCGCGTAGGCGTAGTCCTCGGCGATGCGCACCGGGTCCGTCGTCGTGATGAGCGTCGTCGACGTCGACAGGATGATGTTCTTCGTCACCACCGCCAGGTTCGCCATCAGCACGGCCGGGTTGGCCGGTGCGACGAACGGCGGGTTGTGGTGCTGGCCGGTGGCGAAGACGTCGAGGCCCACCTCGTCGGCGAGCTTCGCCATCTCGACGGTGTTCGCGATGCGCTCGTGCTCGCTGACGGTGCGCCCTGTCGTCGGGTTCGTCGTGACGTCACCGACGGTGAAGATGCCGAACTGCATGAGGGCCTCCCTTGGTCCATGCATTCATGTAGTTGAAACTGAAACTACTTGCGGAACGGGACGGCGCGGCCGGTTATTCCAGCTGCGCGCGCGGTGACCCTGGCCCTGCGCGGCCCAACTGCGATCCCCGTACCCATCTGCGATTTTCGTCACATTCAATGGACGTTGGTGGATGAGCGGTCGTCGTCAGCCTCGCCGCGGGGGCGGGCGCAGTGCAGGAGGCGATAGATGCCCGCAACGCGTCACTCGGACGGTGGTTGCCGCTTCGACGACCGGCCCGAACGGTCATCCTTCAGTCGCCATCGACGTCTCCGAGGTCGCCGGTGGTGCGGGGATCGAGCGCGAGACGCGCCGCGTGCTCGGGCAGCGGCGGGGGAGTGCCGCCCCATTCCGGGCAGAGCGCCTTGTGATCGCACCACGAGCACAAGCGCGACTTCCTGGGCCGCCAGTCACCCGTCCGAGCACAGCGCTCGATCGCGCGCCACAGCGCCTTGAGCTTGCGTTCGAGCGCGAGCAAGTCGGCCTCGTCGGGTTGATAACGCAAGAACTGACTGTTGCCCAGGTAGACGAGTTGCAGCATGAGCGGCATGACGCCCCGCGTGCGCCAGATGACGAGCGCGTAGAACTTCATCTGGAACAACGCCTTGTTCTCGAAGAGCTCCGAGGGCGCCCGTCCCGTCTTGTAGTCGACGACGCGGATCTGCCCGCCGGGAGCGACGTCGAGGCGGTCGATGTACCCGCGCAGCGTGAGCCCGTCGAGGTCGGCCTCGACGTAGAGCTCGCGCTCGGCGGGTTCGAGGAACTGCGGGTTCTCCATCGCGAACCACTTCTCGACGAGCTTCTCCGCATCACGCAGCCACGTCGCGAGATCGTGCGGTGTGCTGCCCGCGAGTTCGGCCAGCTCCGGTTCGTCGGTGAGCATGTCCTCCCAGGCATGGGGGACGAGCTCGAGCGCCCGCTCGAGCGTGCGGTTCGGGGCGTCGACGTCGAAGATGCGCTCGAGCACCGAATGGACGAGCGTCCCCCGCGACGCCGCCGCACTCGGCGACTCCGGCAGCTTGTCGATGACGCGGAAGCGATAGAGCAGGGGACACTGCATGAAGTCGGAGGCGCGCGACGGAGACAACGAAGCGGGCATCCGAGAAGTCTAAGGCCCACATAGTCTTGGGGCATGCCCGAGCCAACACCCGGCCTCAAGATCGCCTCGCTGCGCGGCGTCCCCGTCTACATCGGACGCACGTGGCCGATCATCGCCGTCATCATCGTCGCGATCTTCGGCCCGCAGGTCGCCTCGCTGCACCCCGAATGGGGTTTCGGCGCGTACGTCGTCGGCATCGGGTACGCGTTGTTGCTGCTGCTCAGCGTGCTCGTCCACGAGGCGGCGCACGCCCTCGTCGCACAGGCTTGCCACTACCGCGTCACGCATATCGTCGCCGACCTCATGGGCGGCCACACGAGCTACGACACCCCCGACGCGACGCCCGGACGCAGCGCGCTCGTCGCCGCCGTCGGGCCGCTGTCGAACGCGGTGCTCGCGGTGATCGGCTTCCTCGGCCACCGCGCGAGTGACGGCGACGGCGCCGTGCCGCTGCTGCTCGGGGCGTTCGCGTGGAGCAACGCGTTCGTCGCGGCGTTCAACGCGTTGCCCGGTCTGCCGCTCGATGGTGGGTTCCTCGTCGACGCGCTCGTGTGGAAGCTGACGGGCAACCGCGCCACGGGCATGAAGGCCGCCGGCTGGTGCGGACGCATCGTCGCCATCGGCGTGGCCGCGTGGGCCGTGCTCGGGTTCGTACGCGCGCCCGGCTCGCTGTGGAGCCTCGTGTGGCTGCTGTTCATCGCCTCGTTCCTCTGGCGCGGCGCGAGCGTCGCCGTCAACGTCGGCATCAACCGCGAGTTCCTCGGCGGCATCCGAGTCGCCGACGTCATCCGCCCCGCCGTCGCCGTCCCCGCGAGCACGCCCGTCGCGGCACTGCCGGAGACGGGCGACACGATCGTCCTCATCGACGCAGACGGCGCCGCCAGCGCCCTCGTCGCGCCCGGTGCGCACGTGCGGGTGCCCGTGGATCAGCGCCCGCACGTGCCCGCGAGCGCCCTCGGCGAGGCCCTGCTGCCGCATGCGGGCGCCGTCATCTCCTCACCGCAGGACGACGTGATGGCGATCCTGCCCGCGTTCGAGGGCGATCCGACGCCGGGTGTCGTCACCGTCAGCATGCCGGTGGAAGGGCAGCCCGCAGCTGCCGACGACCCGGTCGCGCTGCGACTGGTCGGCATCGCGACGCTCGCCGACCTCGAGCGTGCGATGCAGCGTCACGCGCACGAGAGCGGCACCATGCCGCGGGGCGCCTAGACTTGCTCCCCATGAGCGAGAGCGATCAGACCCCCGCCCCGTCGACCGGCGCCGAGTATCGCCGCGGCCCCTTCCGGGAGGGCGAGCGCATCCAGCTCACCGACCCCAAGGGGCGCATGCACACGATCACGCTGACGCCCGGCAAGCAGTTCCACACCCACCGCGGTCACATCAAGCACGACGACCTCATCGGTTCGCCCGATGCGGTGACGGTGACGAACACGGCGGGCGTCGAGTACCTCGCGGTGCGTCCGCTGCTGAGCGACTACGTCATGTCGATGCCGCGCGGCGCGGCCGTCGTCTATCCGAAGGACGCCGGGCAGATCGTCACGATGGCCGACATCTTCCCCGGCGCACGCGTCGTCGAAGCGGGCGTCGGTTCGGGTGCGTTGTCGATGTCGCTGCTGCGCGCCGTCGGTGAGGATGGGCGCCTGTACTCGTTCGAGCGTCGCGAGGACTTCGCCGCCATCGCCGCGGGCAACGCGCGCGAGTTCTTCGGCGTCGACCACCCGGCGTGGAGCATCACCGTCGGCGACCTGGTCGAGGCGCTGCCGCAGACCGTCGAGTCGGGCACGATCGACCGCGTCGTGCTCGACATGCTCGCGCCCTGGGAGTGCCTCGACGTCGTTCACGAGGCGCTCGCGCCCGGCGGCGTGCTCATCTGTTACGTCGCGACGGCGACGCAGTTGTCGCG
This region of Dermacoccus nishinomiyaensis genomic DNA includes:
- a CDS encoding site-2 protease family protein, with amino-acid sequence MPEPTPGLKIASLRGVPVYIGRTWPIIAVIIVAIFGPQVASLHPEWGFGAYVVGIGYALLLLLSVLVHEAAHALVAQACHYRVTHIVADLMGGHTSYDTPDATPGRSALVAAVGPLSNAVLAVIGFLGHRASDGDGAVPLLLGAFAWSNAFVAAFNALPGLPLDGGFLVDALVWKLTGNRATGMKAAGWCGRIVAIGVAAWAVLGFVRAPGSLWSLVWLLFIASFLWRGASVAVNVGINREFLGGIRVADVIRPAVAVPASTPVAALPETGDTIVLIDADGAASALVAPGAHVRVPVDQRPHVPASALGEALLPHAGAVISSPQDDVMAILPAFEGDPTPGVVTVSMPVEGQPAAADDPVALRLVGIATLADLERAMQRHAHESGTMPRGA
- a CDS encoding CE1758 family FMN-dependent luciferase-like monooxygenase; translated protein: MQFGIFTVGDVTTNPTTGRTVSEHERIANTVEMAKLADEVGLDVFATGQHHNPPFVAPANPAVLMANLAVVTKNIILSTSTTLITTTDPVRIAEDYAYAQHLAGGRVDLMLGRGNTGPVYPWFGKDIRDGIPLAIENYALLRRLWNEENVTWEGKFRTPLQGFTSTPRPLDDIAPFVWHGSIRSPEIAEQAAYYGDGFFHNHIFWPPQHAAQMVQFYRERFEHYGHGRAQDAIVGLGGQVFMAESKAKAMETFRPYFDHAPVYGGAGSLEDYTRQTPLTVGTPDEVVEATLGFRDYVGDYQRQLFLIDHAGLPHAEVMHQIELLGTKVVPQLRAEMDVRRAAGVPDAPTHASLLAARAAQATDTPSADAGQMGSVETGVPRVPKTDNVTGTRAEDR
- a CDS encoding RecB family exonuclease, producing the protein MPASLSPSRASDFMQCPLLYRFRVIDKLPESPSAAASRGTLVHSVLERIFDVDAPNRTLERALELVPHAWEDMLTDEPELAELAGSTPHDLATWLRDAEKLVEKWFAMENPQFLEPAERELYVEADLDGLTLRGYIDRLDVAPGGQIRVVDYKTGRAPSELFENKALFQMKFYALVIWRTRGVMPLMLQLVYLGNSQFLRYQPDEADLLALERKLKALWRAIERCARTGDWRPRKSRLCSWCDHKALCPEWGGTPPPLPEHAARLALDPRTTGDLGDVDGD
- a CDS encoding tRNA (adenine-N1)-methyltransferase translates to MSESDQTPAPSTGAEYRRGPFREGERIQLTDPKGRMHTITLTPGKQFHTHRGHIKHDDLIGSPDAVTVTNTAGVEYLAVRPLLSDYVMSMPRGAAVVYPKDAGQIVTMADIFPGARVVEAGVGSGALSMSLLRAVGEDGRLYSFERREDFAAIAAGNAREFFGVDHPAWSITVGDLVEALPQTVESGTIDRVVLDMLAPWECLDVVHEALAPGGVLICYVATATQLSRVAEAARDHGGFTEPNAWESLVRGWHLEGLAVRPEHRMHAHTGFLISTRRLADGVAAPLVKRRPAKGAYGDDGAPASAPEPTPDDAWTPEAVGERPVSDKKMRKLVRSFENTPTAQALAGDDTARAPESAGPAGSDAASVAQASAGSAADAETSVAAEPDAAAENAEAPVATDQD